From one Danio rerio strain Tuebingen ecotype United States chromosome 19, GRCz12tu, whole genome shotgun sequence genomic stretch:
- the smap2 gene encoding stromal membrane-associated protein 2 isoform X1: protein MYDLRAAGRTTDAAGAGPRWASWNLGIFICIRCAGIHRNLGVHISRVKSVNLDQWTQEQIQSVQEMGNAKARRLYEAFLPECFQRPETDQAAEIFIRDKYDKKKYMDKCIDIQSFRKEKSETVTKEAPVVFEKMKLKKDESQQFKSTPKKQSQSVNDLLGLDALAPQPPVTNGKPSAEISPALDLFSSLPAAVSNSNSARSTPSSGSMPTGRVAASVPENLSLFLDPPTKSEDSGKKLSKDSILSLYSSTAPQTNMAAHAGMYMGATQMGYVPAAGYGQYQALGAQQGMMGPMMAPHMNIVGQAGVMPQTGAAAAPPYMAGVQGGVMGMQNGMMGNMAAVPQQAYGAQQAQQLQWNISQMTQHMAGMNFYGANNVMGYGQSMGGTAAPGSNQMLGSHVWK from the exons ATGTATGATTTAAGAGCAGCGGGAAGGACTACAGATGCTGCAGGGGCtg GTCCCAGATGGGCATCCTGGAATCTTGGTATCTTCATTTGTATCCGCTGTGCGGGAATCCACCGGAATCTTGGTGTTCACATCTCACGAGTGAAATCTGTAAACCTGGACCAGTGGACTCAAGAGCAGATACAG TCTGTTCAGGAAATGGGGAACGCCAAAGCTCGGAGACTATACGAGGCCTTTTTACCAGAGTGCTTCCAGCGCCCAGAGACAGACCA AGCGGCTGAGATTTTTATTCGTGACAAATAtgataagaaaaaatatatggaTAAATGCATTGACATCCAGTCATTCAGG AAAGAAAAGAGTGAAACAGTAACAAAAGAGGCTCCCGTTGTTTTTGAAAAGATGAAGCTG AAAAAGGACGAGTCACAACAATTCAAAAGCACTCCAAAGAAACAGTCACAGTCTGTCAATGACTTACTAGGACTAG ATGCCCTAGCACCTCAACCTCCAGTGACCAATGGCAAACCAAGCGCTGAAATTAGTCCTGCACTCGACCTCTTCAGTTCTCTGCCTGCAGCCGTCAGCAACTCAAACTCTGCCAGGAGCACG CCCAGCTCAGGGTCTATGCCCACTGGACGGGTAGCAGCATCAGTGCCCGAAAACCTCAGTCTGTTCCTTGATCCTCCAACCAAAAGTGAAGACAGTGGAAAAAAGTTATCCAAGGACTCAATCTTGTCCCTGTACAGCAGTACAGCGCCACAAACAAACATGGCGGCTCATG CTGGCATGTACATGGGAGCAACCCAGATGGGCTATGTTCCTGCTGCAGGATATGGCCAATACCAGGCCCTGGGTGCCCAGCAGGGCATGATGGGACCTATGATGGCTCCACATATGAACATAGTGGGACAGGCGGGTGTCATGCCGCAAACCGGAGCGGCAGCTGCTCCTCCATACATGGCAGGAGTGCAGGGCGGTGTAATGGGAATGCAGAACGGCATGATGGGAAACATGGCAGCAGTTCCTCAGCAGGCATATGGAGCACAGCAGGCCCAACAGCTGCAGTGGAACATCAGCCAG aTGACTCAACACATGGCAGGAATGAATTTCTACGGTGCCAATAACGTGATGGGATACGGGCAGTCCATGGGCGGTACAGCTGCGCCCGGGTCAAATCAAATGCTTGGGTCACACGTGTGGAAGTGA
- the smap2 gene encoding stromal membrane-associated protein 2, whose product MTGRSVKDIDRYQAVLTSLLTLEENKFCADCYAKGPRWASWNLGIFICIRCAGIHRNLGVHISRVKSVNLDQWTQEQIQSVQEMGNAKARRLYEAFLPECFQRPETDQAAEIFIRDKYDKKKYMDKCIDIQSFRKEKSETVTKEAPVVFEKMKLKKDESQQFKSTPKKQSQSVNDLLGLDALAPQPPVTNGKPSAEISPALDLFSSLPAAVSNSNSARSTPSSGSMPTGRVAASVPENLSLFLDPPTKSEDSGKKLSKDSILSLYSSTAPQTNMAAHAGMYMGATQMGYVPAAGYGQYQALGAQQGMMGPMMAPHMNIVGQAGVMPQTGAAAAPPYMAGVQGGVMGMQNGMMGNMAAVPQQAYGAQQAQQLQWNISQMTQHMAGMNFYGANNVMGYGQSMGGTAAPGSNQMLGSHVWK is encoded by the exons GTCCCAGATGGGCATCCTGGAATCTTGGTATCTTCATTTGTATCCGCTGTGCGGGAATCCACCGGAATCTTGGTGTTCACATCTCACGAGTGAAATCTGTAAACCTGGACCAGTGGACTCAAGAGCAGATACAG TCTGTTCAGGAAATGGGGAACGCCAAAGCTCGGAGACTATACGAGGCCTTTTTACCAGAGTGCTTCCAGCGCCCAGAGACAGACCA AGCGGCTGAGATTTTTATTCGTGACAAATAtgataagaaaaaatatatggaTAAATGCATTGACATCCAGTCATTCAGG AAAGAAAAGAGTGAAACAGTAACAAAAGAGGCTCCCGTTGTTTTTGAAAAGATGAAGCTG AAAAAGGACGAGTCACAACAATTCAAAAGCACTCCAAAGAAACAGTCACAGTCTGTCAATGACTTACTAGGACTAG ATGCCCTAGCACCTCAACCTCCAGTGACCAATGGCAAACCAAGCGCTGAAATTAGTCCTGCACTCGACCTCTTCAGTTCTCTGCCTGCAGCCGTCAGCAACTCAAACTCTGCCAGGAGCACG CCCAGCTCAGGGTCTATGCCCACTGGACGGGTAGCAGCATCAGTGCCCGAAAACCTCAGTCTGTTCCTTGATCCTCCAACCAAAAGTGAAGACAGTGGAAAAAAGTTATCCAAGGACTCAATCTTGTCCCTGTACAGCAGTACAGCGCCACAAACAAACATGGCGGCTCATG CTGGCATGTACATGGGAGCAACCCAGATGGGCTATGTTCCTGCTGCAGGATATGGCCAATACCAGGCCCTGGGTGCCCAGCAGGGCATGATGGGACCTATGATGGCTCCACATATGAACATAGTGGGACAGGCGGGTGTCATGCCGCAAACCGGAGCGGCAGCTGCTCCTCCATACATGGCAGGAGTGCAGGGCGGTGTAATGGGAATGCAGAACGGCATGATGGGAAACATGGCAGCAGTTCCTCAGCAGGCATATGGAGCACAGCAGGCCCAACAGCTGCAGTGGAACATCAGCCAG aTGACTCAACACATGGCAGGAATGAATTTCTACGGTGCCAATAACGTGATGGGATACGGGCAGTCCATGGGCGGTACAGCTGCGCCCGGGTCAAATCAAATGCTTGGGTCACACGTGTGGAAGTGA